The following are encoded together in the Acidobacteriota bacterium genome:
- a CDS encoding cell division protein ZapA — protein sequence MSHNQEPSSVRVRIYDREYVLRTSGDPERLRALCAGLDKRMREIAAATGSVDTLKVAVLSALSVADDMQRAREELMNLDESVGRRSLACVSMLDRFFSR from the coding sequence ATGAGCCATAACCAGGAACCCAGTTCTGTCAGGGTCCGCATCTATGACCGGGAGTACGTGCTGAGGACCTCCGGCGACCCCGAGCGGTTGCGCGCGCTCTGCGCCGGCCTCGACAAGAGGATGCGCGAAATCGCCGCGGCCACCGGCTCGGTGGACACGCTGAAGGTGGCCGTGCTCTCGGCCCTCAGTGTCGCCGACGACATGCAGCGAGCACGGGAGGAGCTGATGAACCTCGACGAATCGGTCGGCCGCCGGTCGCTGGCATGCGTTTCCATGCTGGACCGGTTCTTTTCACGGTAG
- the zapB gene encoding cell division protein ZapB produces the protein MNDTKQQWEPSGLERFSHLEDKIFRTVEEFKAVRKDNETLRAENARLREQMEQLEASEAEVRQNMENFQKEREELRERVEKTLTLLATLEAR, from the coding sequence ATGAACGATACGAAACAGCAGTGGGAACCCTCGGGCCTGGAACGATTCAGCCACCTGGAAGACAAGATTTTCCGGACCGTGGAGGAATTCAAGGCGGTGCGCAAGGACAACGAAACCCTGCGCGCGGAGAATGCCCGGCTCAGGGAACAGATGGAGCAGCTCGAGGCGAGCGAAGCCGAGGTGCGGCAGAACATGGAGAATTTCCAGAAGGAGCGGGAGGAGTTGCGGGAACGCGTGGAGAAAACGCTGACGCTGCTGGCCACATTAGAGGCGCGCTGA
- a CDS encoding TIGR00282 family metallophosphoesterase — protein MRVFFIGDIFGKPGRRLIQDRLQALIHEYRIDFCIANVENAAAGFGVTPQIAEDLLRSGIDCMTTGNHIWDKRAVVPYLAEQPRLLRPHNYPRGVPGTGIYIGDTNCGVRVGVLNLQGRVFMTAIDCPFTVALEAVERMRRETPVIIVDFHAEATSEKQALGWHLDGRVSAVAGTHTHVLTADERVLPGGTAYITDLGMTGPHDSVIGSEPRLALERLLLGLPSRLEPASGNLKICGAVIDIRESDGRALSIERVSLPVVLP, from the coding sequence ATGCGTGTATTCTTCATCGGGGACATTTTCGGGAAACCGGGGCGGCGGCTGATCCAGGACAGACTGCAGGCGCTGATCCACGAGTACCGCATCGATTTCTGCATCGCCAACGTGGAAAACGCCGCCGCGGGCTTCGGCGTGACGCCGCAGATCGCCGAAGACCTGCTCCGCTCGGGCATCGACTGCATGACCACCGGGAACCATATCTGGGACAAGCGCGCCGTCGTCCCCTACCTGGCCGAGCAGCCGCGCCTGCTGCGCCCGCACAACTACCCCCGGGGGGTCCCCGGGACCGGGATCTATATCGGCGACACCAACTGCGGGGTCCGCGTGGGGGTGCTCAACCTGCAGGGGCGGGTGTTCATGACGGCCATCGACTGCCCGTTCACGGTCGCCCTCGAAGCCGTCGAGCGGATGCGGCGCGAGACGCCCGTCATCATCGTGGATTTTCACGCCGAGGCCACTTCGGAAAAGCAGGCGCTGGGGTGGCACCTGGACGGGCGGGTCAGCGCCGTGGCGGGGACGCACACCCACGTGCTGACGGCCGATGAGCGCGTCCTGCCCGGGGGCACCGCCTACATCACGGACCTCGGCATGACCGGGCCGCACGATTCCGTCATCGGGTCGGAACCCCGCCTCGCCCTCGAGCGCCTCCTGCTGGGGCTGCCCAGCCGGCTGGAACCCGCGTCCGGGAACCTGAAGATCTGCGGCGCCGTCATCGACATCCGGGAATCGGACGGGCGAGCCCTCTCCATCGAACGGGTCAGCCTGCCGGTGGTCCTACCGTGA